The following DNA comes from Triticum aestivum cultivar Chinese Spring chromosome 3D, IWGSC CS RefSeq v2.1, whole genome shotgun sequence.
GAGTACACACATCACTGTATTACCAAAATGGAGGCCACAATGCAGCTGCTCAGCAGCAGCACAAGCCATCCGGATTTTACCCTATCCAACTTTTCACAATCATATAATCTACAAATATTGAATATCATACCTATGGACAATTTAGCTATGGCTAAGCATCCAAAAATAAAACACAGGAATATAACAACAAAGCTCCTATTCTCCAGGTCAACCTGCTTATCCCGAAATCGCTCATACTCAGATCTGCACACAACAGCATGATGATTCACAAAGTTAGAATCGTATCTAGCAATATCATGCTTTCTTAATGCGCATGCAAATCCATGAAACTAAAGAATAACAATACAAACCTGAGTATAACATTATCCAGGACAAGTTGGTCTAACTGTGAGGAGGCAACTGACTTCCATGAAAGGATACTTTCAATATCTCTCGCCTGAAAACAGGAAATGCATAATAAGATAAGGTACAGAAATTAAGGGTAACAATAGCAGAAACAAAATACAAGTGCAGAAAGTTGCATACAAAGTCATTTTTGCTGCTCTGAAGCTCCTTCAACTCCAATTTTATCTTCTCCAAGAGTGCATCTTTGCTATCAATATCAGAATCGAAATCCTTAAAAATTTGTCCATATCTGCTGTTGAGTTCCTCTAGGTACCGCTCCAATACAGAAAAGCTCACATCAAGAGACTGAACTTTCTGCATCAGTATCTTAAGAACTGTATCTCCAGGAATTCTGCCAGCCTGAAGTGTCCTTGTCTCTACAATCTGATCATGAACACCATTCCTTGATGAATCTCCATTTGGCTTAtcatcttctacctcaaattcaTCTTCATCAAGGGGTTCCTGTGAGGAGTCTTTTCCACCACTAGGCTCCTTCAAAGGTGGTTGCTCAATCGGCTCCTTCGATTTGTCATCAGATTCAGCATTTTTACTCTCAACTGGAATCAAGTTCTCGAGCATCTTTTCCACAGCATCCATTCCATACACCTCAAGCATGCTCAGTGTACAATAGCTTGCAGAACCATAATGGCTTAGCAAATTGAACTTCAAATACCTCGCCCACTTTGGCTCGGGAAATGTGAAATTCTGAGCATGCTTCGCATTTGCGACAGTGAATCTCCCAAGTGTTTCCCAGTTTTCTGTGGGATAAATAAGACTGCTCAGCATTTCAAACTCTTTTAAATTAGAAGAGTAATGCTCAAAATTTGCAATTGCAATGGTATCTACCAAGGTTTCTTCAGAAAGCTCTATGATGACATATTTCCCCTCCACGGAGCAAGGATTGCGGAGATACTTATCCTTATCTTTGTCTAGAATATTGGAAGCGCCTTTGGCCTCCTTGTTAAAATCCAGAACCTTTGCCCCTTTAGCGGCCGAAGCATAATTGTACAACTGACCACTAGGTTCCCTTCGGTGGATCACATGGCCAGTTTGACTAGAGGCATCCTTTCCCCTTTCAGCAATTGCTCTCGTCTTGAATTCATCGAGACCAGGAGGGACAACCCGTGCCAATCTTGCTGGTTTGGGAACATCTTCAGCATCCACCTTCTCCACT
Coding sequences within:
- the LOC123079953 gene encoding SUN domain-containing protein 4 isoform X1, coding for MQKSRRDLMKRKAAAKAHEQSAGAAAGMRRRRLYGFSASLVVASWAALLILNSLVGHGDGQRGTHDGGDPIVAIPIAGPGPTMNEGSVSPDVVHQEHEENLAVSGDTCVKLDESVLLSEETVLQEDEVCSKDDAGSDDMEAVTKDDQIDLSEGQAEEQTVTKDDQIHLSEGQGQEGALTKDDQIDLSVGQGAEEAQTNDDQIEQSGGQGESPHLTNIDSVPHPVEKVDAEDVPKPARLARVVPPGLDEFKTRAIAERGKDASSQTGHVIHRREPSGQLYNYASAAKGAKVLDFNKEAKGASNILDKDKDKYLRNPCSVEGKYVIIELSEETLVDTIAIANFEHYSSNLKEFEMLSSLIYPTENWETLGRFTVANAKHAQNFTFPEPKWARYLKFNLLSHYGSASYCTLSMLEVYGMDAVEKMLENLIPVESKNAESDDKSKEPIEQPPLKEPSGGKDSSQEPLDEDEFEVEDDKPNGDSSRNGVHDQIVETRTLQAGRIPGDTVLKILMQKVQSLDVSFSVLERYLEELNSRYGQIFKDFDSDIDSKDALLEKIKLELKELQSSKNDFARDIESILSWKSVASSQLDQLVLDNVILRSEYERFRDKQVDLENRSFVVIFLCFIFGCLAIAKLSIGMIFNICRLYDCEKLDRVKSGWLVLLLSSCIVASILVIQ
- the LOC123079953 gene encoding SUN domain-containing protein 4 isoform X2, which produces MQKSRRDLMKRKAAAKAHEQSAGAAAGMRRRRLYGFSASLVVASWAALLILNSLVGHGDGQRDGGDPIVAIPIAGPGPTMNEGSVSPDVVHQEHEENLAVSGDTCVKLDESVLLSEETVLQEDEVCSKDDAGSDDMEAVTKDDQIDLSEGQAEEQTVTKDDQIHLSEGQGQEGALTKDDQIDLSVGQGAEEAQTNDDQIEQSGGQGESPHLTNIDSVPHPVEKVDAEDVPKPARLARVVPPGLDEFKTRAIAERGKDASSQTGHVIHRREPSGQLYNYASAAKGAKVLDFNKEAKGASNILDKDKDKYLRNPCSVEGKYVIIELSEETLVDTIAIANFEHYSSNLKEFEMLSSLIYPTENWETLGRFTVANAKHAQNFTFPEPKWARYLKFNLLSHYGSASYCTLSMLEVYGMDAVEKMLENLIPVESKNAESDDKSKEPIEQPPLKEPSGGKDSSQEPLDEDEFEVEDDKPNGDSSRNGVHDQIVETRTLQAGRIPGDTVLKILMQKVQSLDVSFSVLERYLEELNSRYGQIFKDFDSDIDSKDALLEKIKLELKELQSSKNDFARDIESILSWKSVASSQLDQLVLDNVILRSEYERFRDKQVDLENRSFVVIFLCFIFGCLAIAKLSIGMIFNICRLYDCEKLDRVKSGWLVLLLSSCIVASILVIQ